Proteins encoded by one window of Panicum virgatum strain AP13 chromosome 7N, P.virgatum_v5, whole genome shotgun sequence:
- the LOC120682836 gene encoding uncharacterized protein LOC120682836 → MSSAYASRHRGSGMSTTTVLAAKVAFASAALAAAASFARLAVPQLVSVAGAVIPRAWTVARFWLVPPYLFVTVHLIILVIWKLSDHKHFHQAQAPHHKDPWPVSQHHAPHPAPAAVPSSDSDVAAPAAAVKAKEEFDFSAGYGEPLEREFSPDSGGCESCVTTESDEDATSSPSYVTDVRRSRAPAHQHAVLEREPSLPSQTLDCDGDDDLDATWKAIMQKTRPAAAAAPAPAPPPPAQQSPQRPPPRARDPSVGAEEMNRRFDDFIKKNRNSFGRQ, encoded by the coding sequence ATGTCGTCCGCCTACGCCTCGCGGCACCGCGGCAGCGGCATGTCCACCACGACGGTGCTCGCGGCCAAGGTGGCGTTCGCGTCCGCCGCGCTGGCCGCGGCCGCGTCCTTCGCGCGCCTCGCCGTCCCGCAGCTCGtctccgtcgccggcgccgtgaTCCCGCGCGCGTGGACCGTCGCGCGCTTCTGGCTCGTCCCGCCCTACCTCTTCGTCACCGTGCACCTCATCATCCTCGTCATCTGGAAGCTCTCCGACCACAAGCACTTCCACCAAGCCCAGGCGCCGCACCACAAGGACCCCTGGCCGGTCTCGCAGCACCACGCGCCGCACCCGGCGCCGGCCGCTGTACCGTCCTCCGATTCCGACGtggctgcccccgccgccgccgtcaaggcCAAGGAGGAGTTCGACTTCTCGGCCGGGTACGGCGAGCCCCTGGAGCGCGAGTTCTCCCCGGACTCCGGCGGCTGCGAGTCCTGCGTCACCACGGAGTCCGACGAGGACGCCACATCCTCCCCATCCTACGTCACGGACGTGAGGCGCAGCCGAGCGCCGGCGCACCAACACGCGGTTCTTGAACGGGAACCGTCGCTGCCGTCACAGACCCTGGactgcgacggcgacgacgacctgGACGCCACGTGGAAGGCCATCATGCAGAAGACGCgcccggctgctgccgcggcgccggcgccggcgcctccccCTCCCGCGCAGCAATcgccgcagcggccgccgccgagggcgcGGGACCCGTCGGTCGGCGCGGAGGAGATGAACCGGCGGTTCGACGACTTCATCAAGAAGAACCGCAACTCCTTCGGCCGGCAATAG
- the LOC120681391 gene encoding putative B3 domain-containing protein Os04g0676650 yields the protein MANAKGSSAAGAGAGHGDLGRGISHEQYQAFVASVHRTAPGAANVHHQYPAGLIQAPPMAMPVHAPVPRPSYSPQIAVPPPQPFARPQEPHRAQPTGRYQDYSPYGNTASSQYTRGFADWGTHNNALMSLAHATTFGSGSGSINSNGFHQNFCSYNTHTWTTTYMPRDPCNTAYGPATMNMMLQTPSFHNNYEKDSGAGFAASSFTMPATAVPTSPFQLMSPKSTNYTSTQVFEEPNNLEDTSTVFGSGDIESENSEEPDPTPVAEIEDLKQGKGHVINVMSTTINCQDYRIILRKDLTNSDVGNIGRIVLPKKDAEPNLPILEDKDGLILEMDDFELPTVWKFKYRYWPNNKSRMYILETTGEFVKRHGLQAKDILVIYKNKKSGRYVARAVKAGDIQVPQCECIKAGNLSEGCGFAVSPSAKKIII from the exons ATGGCCAACGCCAAGGGCTcgtcggccgccggcgccggcgcaggccATGGCGACCTCGGCAGGGGTATCTCGCACGAGCAGTACCAGGCGTTCGTGGCGTCCGTGCACAGGACCGCGCCGGGCGCCGCGAACGTGCACCACCAGTACCCCGCCGGCCTGATCCAGGCGCCGCCGATGGCAATGCCGGTTCACGCACCCGTGCCGCGGCCCTCGTACTCCCCCCAgatcgccgtgccgccgccgcagccgttcGCGCGACCGCAAGAGCCGCACCGCGCGCAGCCTACCG GACGCTACCAGGATTATTCTCCATATGGCAACACTGCATCATCACAGTATACAAGGGGTTTTGCAGACTGGGGAACGCACAACAATGCACTCATGTCTTTGGCTCATGCCACTACTttcggcagcggcagcggcagtaTCAACAGCAATGGATTTCATCAAAATTTTTGCTCGTACAATACACATACATGGACTACTACATACATGCCACGGGACCCTTGCAACACTGCTTATGGTCCTGCAACGATGAATATGATGCTTCAAACTCCTTCCTTTCACAACAACTATGAAAAGGATTCAG GTGCAGGTTTTGCAGCTAGCAGCTTTACAATGCCTGCAACAGCGGTACCTACTTCCCCCTTTCAATTGATGTCCCCAAAATCAACCAACTATACCTCTACTCAAGTCTTTGAGGAACCCAATAATTTAGAG GATACTTCAACGGTCTTTGGAAGTGGAGATATCGAGAGTGAGAACAGTGAGGAACCGGATCCCACCCCGGTCGCAGAGATCGAAGACCTAAAGCAGGGCAAGGGACATGTTATTAATGTGATGAGTACAACA ATCAACTGTCAAGACTACCGTATCATCTTGCGCAAGGACTTGACAAACAGTGATGTTGGAAACATTGGAAGAATTGTGCTGCCAAAG AAAGATGCAGAGCCTAACCTTCCAATCTTGGAAGATAAGGATGGCTTGATACTGGAAATGGACGATTTTGAGCTCCCAACTGTATGGAAGTTTAAGTATAG GTACTGGCCTAATAATAAGAGCAGAATGTATATCTTGGAAACTACTG GTGAATTTGTTAAGAGGCATGGCCTTCAAGCTAAGGACATCCTTGTCATTTACAAGAACAAGAAGTCCGGCAGATAT GTTGCCCGTGCAGTGAAGGCCGGGGACATACAAGTGCCGCAATGCGAGTGCATTAAGGCTGGCAACCTCAGCGAAGGGTGCGGGTTCGCCGTGAGTCCTTCGGCCAAGAAGATTATTATCTAG
- the LOC120682214 gene encoding transcription factor SRM1-like, translated as MAVAEASSSGGGGEEGYGAWTREQEKAFENAIATMAEEADGDARWEKIAEAVEGKTADEVRRHYELLVEDVEGIDAGRVPLPTYAADGGAEEGGGGGKKGGGGGGSHGEKGSAKSAEQERRKGIAWTEDEHRLFLLGLEKYGKGDWRSISRNFVISRTPTQVASHAQKYFIRLNSMNRERRRSSIHDITSVNNGDASAAQGPITGQTNGQAANPGKPSKQPPHPANTPPGVDAYGTTIGQPVGGPLVSAVGTPVTLPVPAPPHMAYGMHAPVPGAVIPGAPVNIAPMPYPMPPPSSHG; from the exons ATGGCCGTGGCGGAAGCGagtagcagcggcggcggcggcgaggaggggtacGGGGCGTGGACCCGCGAGCAGGAGAAGGCGTTCGAGAACGCCATCGCGAccatggcggaggaggcggacggAGACGCGCGGTGGGAGAAGATAGCGGAGGCCGTCGAGGGGAAGACGGCGGACGAGGTCAGGCGGCACTACGAGCTGCTCGTGGAGGACGTCGAGGGCATCGATGCGGGCCGCGTGCCCCTCCCGACGTACGCGGCCGACGGCGGTGCcgaggaagggggcggcggcggcaagaaggggggcgggggaggcgggTCCCACGGGGAGAAGGGGTCGGCCAAGTCGGCCGAGCAGGAGCGCAGGAAGGGGATCGCGTGGAcagaagacgagcacag ATTGTTCCTTCTTGGACTTGAAAAGTACGGCAAAGGTGACTGGCGGAGCATCTCTCGGAACTTTGTGATCTCAAGGACGCCAACTCAAGTAGCTAGTCATGCGCAGAAGTATTTTATCCGTCTGAACTCAATGAATAGAGAGAGGCGGCGATCAAGTATACATGATATCACTAGTGTGAACAATGGGGATGCTTCAGCTGCTCAGGGGCCAATCACAGGTCAAACAAATGGGCAGGCTGCAAATCCTGGCAAGCCCTCTAAGCAACCTCCACATCCAGCAAATACACCTCCAGGTGTCGATGCTTATGGTACCACAATTGGACAGCCAGTTGGTGGCCCCCTTGTCTCAGCAGTGGGGACTCCAGTTACGCTTCCTGTTCCAGCTCCACCTCATATGGCATATGGCATGCATGCCCCGGTTCCAGGAGCTGTAATACCTGGAGCCCCAGTAAACATTGCTCCAATGCCCTATCCAATGCCACCCCCGTCATCTCATGGGTGA